A window of the Bufo gargarizans isolate SCDJY-AF-19 chromosome 1, ASM1485885v1, whole genome shotgun sequence genome harbors these coding sequences:
- the LOC122938247 gene encoding dynactin subunit 3-like, giving the protein MAELRELQSRVQELEQRLYGESGAQTRKVTDGLMKVQVALGNIASKRERVKTLYKKIDDLIKYLDPQYIDRIAVPDAIKLEVILAEEQYILSQAALLEQLHSLQPLLDSEHIKAVPAQASKLQTLSQIHIKHQDQSEEITAETKKLLEDYNSMTLLLSKQFVMWDEVLSQLEAAKQVKPRPE; this is encoded by the exons ATGGCGGAGCTCCGGGAGTTGCAGAGTCGGGTGCAGGAGCTGGAGCAGCGTCTGTACGGGGAGAGCGGGGCTCAGACAAGGAAG GTCACAGACGGGTTGATGAAAGTGCAGGTTGCTCTGGGGAACATCGCCAGCAAGAGGGAGCGAGTGAAGACCCTGTACAAGAAaa TCGACGACCTGATAAAGTATCTGGACCCTCAGTACATCGACAGAATCGCTGTCCCCGACGCCATAAAgctggaggtcattttggcaG AGGAGCAGTACATCCTGTCCCAGGCCGCACTGCTGGAGCAGCTCCATTCCCTGCAGCCCCTGCTGGACAGTGAGCACATCAAAG CGGTGCCGGCGCAGGCCTCCAAGCTACAGACTCTGTCCCAGATCCACATAAAGCATCAG GACCAGAGCGAGGAGATAACGGCTGAGACCAAGAAACTCCTCGAGGACTACAACAGCATG ACCCTTCTCCTTTCTAAGCAGTTTGTGATGTGGGACGAGGTTCTTTCTCAGCTGGAAGCCGCAAAACAGGTGAAGCCTCGCCCGGAGTGA